One Hippoglossus hippoglossus isolate fHipHip1 chromosome 5, fHipHip1.pri, whole genome shotgun sequence genomic window carries:
- the LOC117761491 gene encoding sortilin-like isoform X2 — MWSQLRPPSLSLRVKLVGLVVNMSSACCVLGLGLLLSCAAAARGFSQAGGGAGGAGGAGLHREFVRRDVEPQSFQRSELSKRSAGLNEQTCTALPGGDPTLSNNTHTFTFKVRTMGSLSLAWVGDGSGVLLVLTTFQVPVFMMRFGQSNLYRSEDYGKTFEDVTHLINHTFIQTEFGIAISPDHSGKVILTGVVSEIGGFRLFRSQDFGLTFVPSDLPFEPLIQMLYNPGDCNALLTLSITLDLWLSEDFGATWRKIHDSVCLVRWGPKNSVFFTTNYNGSCNEKGMLELRKTSDYGRSFQTIATRVYSFVLGGKFVFSSIMTGTGTERMIHVSVDGGEVWNMAQLPTVNHEQFYSILSANQDMIFMHVDDPGDSGVGTIYVSDDRGTVFSKSLERHLYTTTGSDTDFTVVTSLRGVYMTSALTEDGAVETVITFNQGARWQTLHRPQNSHCDTETSTNRPNRCRLHIHASYSTTMKMNVPMLPLSQPNAVGLILAHGSVGDAESALSPDVYVSDDGGYLWLLALEGPHHYAILDSGGLLVAVEHTNSPVNQIKFSTDEGQCWHTYNFTSDPFHFSGMDSEPGSRSMNVSLWGYRNDFSKWVVITIDFRKLFTRDCTEGDYVQWLAHSADPSGSNDGCVLGYKETFLRLRKDSVCWNGRDYAIAKKLSTCPCTVDDYHCDFGYYRPENSSECVEQEEMTGRPLEFCLNRTTEQLQTSGYRKIPGDQCEGGFQPERKETDLRRLCTSNVLYSDSLTETSSPNAAVIVMVVLLILLTSGVAGVWLVKKYVCGGR; from the exons atgtggAGCCAACTCCGGCCGCCGAGTCTGTCGCTCAGAGTGAAGTTGGTCGGCCTCGTTGTAAACATGAGCTCCGCGTGTTGTGTCCTGGGGCTCGGGCTGTTGTTGTCGTGTGCAGCGGCGGCCAGAGGTTTCTCTCAGgccggaggaggagcaggaggagcaggaggagcagggctGCACAGGGAGTTCGTCCGCAGGGATGTGGAGCCGCAGAGTTTCCAGAGGTCCGAGCTCTCCAAACGCAGCGCGGGGCTGAATGAACAGACCTGCACAGCGCTGCCTGGAGGAGACCCAACCCTGAGCAACAACACCCACACT TTCACCTTCAAAGTGAGAACCATGGGTTCACTGTCGCTGGCCTGGGTGGGAGATGGATCAGGG gtgctgctggTCCTGACAACCTTTCAGGTGCCGGTGTTCATGATGCGCTTCGGCCAGTCTAACCTCTACAGGAG TGAAGACTATGGGAAAACCTTTGAAGATGTGACTCACCTGATCAACCACACCTTCATCCAGACTGAGTTTGGCATCGCCATCAGTCCCGACCACTCTGGGAAG GTGATCCTGACTGGAGTCGTGTCAGAGATCGGCGGTTTTCGACTGTTTCGCTCGCAGGACTTTGGCCTCACCTTTGTCCCGTCAGATCTGCCATTTGAGCCCCTCATCCAGATGCTGTACAACCCCGGAGACTGCAACGCACTTCTGACTCTCAGTATCACG CTGGACCTGTGGCTGTCTGAGGACTTTGGCGCCACCTGGAGGAAAATccatgacagtgtgtgtttggtcagATG GGGTCCAAAGAACAGCGTCTTTTTTACGACTAACTACAACGGATCATGCA ATGAGAAAGGAATGCTGGAGTTAAGGAAGACATCAGACTATGGCCGAAGTTTCCAGACGATCGCAACAAGAGTTTACTCTTTTGTCCTGGGAggaaaatttgttttttcttccatcaTGACAGGCACA ggtacAGAGCGTATGATCCACGTGTCAGTGGACGGAGGGGAGGTGTGGAACATGGCCCAGCTTCCCACAGTCAACCACGAGCAGTTCTACTCCatcctctcagccaatcaggacaTGATCTTCATGCACGTGGACGACCCTGGAG ACTCTGGTGTTGGAACCATCTACGTGTCAGACGACAGAGGAACCGTGTTCTCGAAGTCTCTGGAGCGCCACCTCTACACAACCACAGGGAGTGACACTGACTTCACCGTGGTTACTTCGCTCAGGGGCGTCTACATGACCAGTGCACTCACAGAGG ATGGTGCAGTGGAGACAGTGATCACCTTCAACCAAGGAGCAAGGTGGCAGACGCTGCACAGACCTCAGAACAGCCACTGTGACACTGAGACCAGCACGAACAGGCCAAACAGA TGCAGACTTCACATCCACGCATCCTACAGCACCACCATGAAGATGAACGTCCCCATGCTGCCTCTCTCACAGCCCAACGCTGTGGGCCTCATTCTGGCCCACG GCAGTGTTGGAGATGCAGAGTCAGCTCTTTCCCCCGACGTGTACGTGTCTGATGACGGGGGCTACTTGTGGCTGTTGGCCCTCGAGGGCCCTCATCACTACGCTATCCTGGACTCTGGAGGCCTGCTGGTGGCTGTGGAACACACCAACTCACCTGTCAACCAGATCAA GTTTTCAACAGACGAAGGGCAGTGCTGGCACACATACAACTTCACCAGCGACCCTTTTCACTTCAGCGGTATGGACAGTGAGCCCGGCTCTCGCTCCATGAACGTCAGCCTGTGGGGCTACAGGAACGACTTCAGTAAATGGGTGGTGATCACCATAGACTTCAGGAAGCTCTTCACCAgagact GTACTGAGGGGGACTATGTACAGTGGCTGGCTCACTCTGCGGACCCCAGTGGATCTAATGACGGCTGCGTGCTGGGTTATAAAGAAACCTTCTTGCGCCTGAGGAAAGACTCTGTGTGTTGGAACGGGAGGGACTATGCTATCGCTAAGAAGCTGTCCACCTGTCCATGCACAGTGGATGATTATCACTG TGACTTTGGATATTACCGACCGGAGAACAGCTCGGAGTgtgtggagcaggaggagatgacAGGCCGTCCCCTGGAGTTCTGCTTAAACAGGACCACCGAACAGCTACAGACCAGTGG
- the psma5 gene encoding proteasome subunit alpha type-5, whose translation MFLTRSEYDRGVNTFSPEGRLFQVEYAIEAIKLGSTAIGIQTTEGVCLAVEKRITSPLMEPNSIEKIVEIDTHIGCAMSGLIADAKTLIDKARVETQNHWFTYNETMTVESVTQAVSNLALQFGEEDADPGAMSRPFGVALLFGGVDEKGPQLYHMDPSGTFVQCDARAIGSASEGAQSSLQEVYHKSMTLKDAIKSSLTILKQVMEEKLNATNIELATVEPGKTFHMYSKEELEDVIKDI comes from the exons ATGTTTCTGACGAGATCGGAATATGACAG AGGTGTGAACACATTCTCTCCTGAAGGAAGATTGTTCCAGGTTGAATATGCCATCGAGGCCATCAAA ttGGGCTCCACAGCCATTGGTATCCAGACAACAGAGGGGGTGTGTCTGGCTGTGGAGAAGAGGATCACCTCTCCCCTGATGGAGCCCAACAGCATTGAGAAGATTGTGGAGATTGACACCCACATTG GTTGTGCCATGAGTGGCTTGATAGCTGATGCTAAGACTCTAATCGACAAAGCGAGAGTGGAAACACAG AACCACTGGTTCACTTATAATGAGACGATGACAGTGGAGAGTGTGACTCAGGCTGTGTCCAACCTGGCACTGCAGTTtggagaggaggatgctgaCCCTGGTGCCATG AGTCGACCATTCGGTGTGGCACTTCTGTTTGGGGGAGTTGATGAAAAAGGGCCTCAGCT GTACCACATGGACCCATCAGGAACCTTTGTGCAGTGTGATGCACGGGCCATCGGCTCAGCGTCTGAGGGAGCACAGAGTTCTCTGCAAGAAGTCTACCACAAG TCCATGACATTAAAAGATGCCATCAAGTCATCCCTTACCATTCTGAAGcaggtgatggaggagaagcTCAATGCCACCAACATCGAG CTGGCAACAGTTGAGCCCGGGAAGACTTTCCACATGTATTCCAAAGAGGAGCTGGAAGATGTAATCAAGGACATCTAG
- the LOC117761495 gene encoding matrix remodeling-associated protein 8-like, which translates to MKREDIIFQALLLIHIPVACLFFAASAQSDSSSSVVVAGYNVSAPAGSKVVLQCVSGRMVWTRDSVRDRQRVVHWDLYRAQPDYAMERVVDMFSAGDQRIYNSYNLGRVGIIPSAFRDGNFSLVIKDVTMNDRGLYSCNLHHLYCHLYETVRVQLNVTKSRRKEQRFWDGQKAVFVVLLGSTVALPCINRRNVWTDWSNDEGDQQVVHWDRQSPGIHHDRADRLVDLYASGEQRSYGPLFLQRKMNISNQAFSGGDFSLTISDLKPTDQGMYSCHLHHHYCGLHERREFQVTVEPPVIKTTQPAIALPAVDKDSAKAESPRVINVIVADQRHHFLLPLGYVLTSLLLLAFIILIIILITRRRRMKEFNPQVSMRSSRSQSSSDEFEMDVTEVNVGNDEERGFEYKNNLLREKVHVNTQPKVIDLDKEMQKFSK; encoded by the exons ATGAAGAGGGAGGACATCATATTTCAGGCGCTCCTCTTGATCCACA tCCCTGTGGCCTGCCTTTTCTTTGCAG cctcagctcagtccgacagcagcagcagtgtggtggTGGCTGGTTACAACGTGAGCGCCCCAGCCGGGTCGAAGGTGGTGCTGCAATGTGTGAGTGGCCGCATGGTGTGGACCAGGGACAGcgtgagggacagacagagggtgGTCCACTGGGACCTGTACCGGGCCCAACCGGACTACGCCATGGAGAGGGTGGTGGACATGTTCTCTGCAGGGGACCAGAGGATTTACAACTCCTACAACCTGGGCAGGGTCGGCATCATCCCATCGGCCTTCAGGGACGGAAACTTCTCCCTGGTCATCAAAG ATGTGACGATGAACGACAGAGGCCTGTACTCCTGTAACCTCCACCATCTCTACTGTCACCTGTACGAGACAGTCCGAGTCCAGCTCAACGTCACTAAGTCAC GCCGTAAAGAGCAGCGTTTCTGGGATGGACAGAAGGCGGTGTTCGTGGTGCTGCTCGGGAGCACGGTGGCGCTGCCATGCATCAACCGACGCAATGTGTGGACGGACTGGAGCAACGATGAGGGCGACCAGCAG GTGGTTCACTGGGATCGCCAGTCACCAGGGATCCACCACGACCGCGCTGACCGGCTGGTGGACCTGTACGCCTCTGGAGAGCAGCGTAGCTATGGGCCGCTGTTCCTCCAGAGGAAGATGAACATCAGCAATCAGGCCTTCTCAGGGGGAGACTTCTCACTGACCATATCTGACCTAAAG CCCACAGATCAGGGGATGTATTCCTGCCACCTCCACCATCATTACTGTGGTCTACACGAGAGAAGAGAGTTCCAGGTCACAGTGGAGCCACCGGTGATTAAGACCACCCAGCCAGCCATAGCACTGCCTGCTGTGGACAAAg ACTCGGCCAAGGCTGAATCACCGCGAGTCATCAACGTCATCGTGGCCGACCAGAGACATCACTTCCTCCTGCCGCTGGGATACGTCCTcacctctctcctgctcctggcattcatcatcctcatcatcatcctcatcacacGCAGACGTAGGATGAAag agtTTAACCCGCAGGTATCTATGAG GTCCAGCAGGAGTCAGAGCAGCTCTGATGAGTTTGAGATGGACGTTACTGAAGTCAATGTGGGCAACGACGAGGAGAGAGGATTTG AGTACAAGAACAACCTGCTGAGAGAGAAGGTCCATGTGAACACTCAGCCTAAAGTCATTGATCTTGACAAAG AGATGCAGAAATTTTCTAAGTGA